The genomic DNA cggctcgggggtcttcgccatcgagccgctggctcgtatataatcctcccggccgaacggctcgggggccttcgttttCGAgcttgtggctcggatataaacctcccggccgatcggctcgggggccttcagtgataactcgaccccgaacaggggagagaatatatgatatgctggtccgtgcagaggtcttcagcccgggaggtttatagtcgccggcccgactgcgtcccgactcttggtcggtcgcccgggaggtttatagtcgccggcccgactgcgtcccgactcttggtcggtcgcccgggaggtttatagtcgtcggcccgactgcgtcccgactcttggtcggtcgcccgggaggtttatagtcgccgacccgactctcgatttttaacgacggtgctcgtcggtctcctagtgagactatatacccggccgaacggctcgggccttcacatcgagcgctgggctcggatatcatatacccggccgaacggctcgagcGCTAGGCTCGGAtatcatatacccggccgaacggctcgggcacATCGAGCGCCGGGCTCGGAtatcatatacccggccgaacggcctcgagcgcttggctcggatatcatatacccggccgagcagctcgggccttcacatcgagcgctggctcatatacccggccgaccagctcgggccttcacatcgagcgctgggatggccgaacggctcggggccttcacatcgagcgctgggctacccgaccgaacggctcgggccttcacatcgagcgccggGCTCGGATATCATATACCCGAgcagctcgggccttcacatcggcgCCGGCTCGGATATCATATCTCGGCGACgggggccttcacatcgagccgGCTCGGATATCATATACCCCGAacgctcgggccttcacatcggccGGGCTCGGATATCATATACCGAgcagctcgggccttcacatcggctCGGATATCATATCCCCAGGCAGCTCGGGGCCTTCACATCAGCGCTCGGATATCATATACCCTAccagctcgggccttcacatcgagcgctcgGCTCGGATACTGCaccgggccttcacatcgagcgccggGCTCGGATATCATAtaccggccgaatggctcggggtctTGATCGGCGACTAATAAGTCATATAATTGGAGAGAAAAAAAACCAATGGATCAAGCTGTGGCAAGCTTATTGGTCCATCTTCATGTTCTCCATTCGAGGCTTTTTTCTCCATCTTATCACCTATTGGGGCGAGAAAAGTATATTTCACAAGGTTGTTCGCTGCATCTGACCCGCTTGATGATACCACTTTATTgacggtcaactgtacctgtatccagcgaccgggttcccccggtctctggtacctcggtgctcgaggcgaatcccacagatgcataaatatccggataataatagaatattgaaataaatgtaaagaaggtacgagaacgtaccctggcccaggggggcgccctcggatggatgagtgagTTGGTCGTGAAACTGACCGAGTCGTCGTGACCCGGAAGGGTGGATGCTTCTGAACCGACCGAAGAGGAGCTGGGTCCGGAGGTGACAACGCGGAGCCGAATGTGGCATGAATCTGAAAGGTGACACACAATCGGAATACAACGGCGACACGACCGGCGTACgacatcggctcgcaggccggaatgtgACAACGGCGCGTAGGCCGGAACACTAGGCAAAGTCGGCACCAGGACTGCCGGTAAGTGCTGGAGGAGGGCTGCTCTGCGTGTAGAGGTTGCCGGCGAGGGaggcgctgtgcgcgcggaggctgccagcgagggaggcgctgtgcgcgcggaggctgccggcgagggaggagaggaggagaaagagTCTCCTTGATGGCTGGCGGCGGCAAAAATCACGAACAGAACCCTCTTCCCCCTCTCCCTGGCGGCGCCCCTCCTTCCAAAACGCGAGGCCTCCTCTCCCCTAAAGAAAACCTAAACATTCTATTACCCAAatgccctttgacctccccttaaTTCCTCCCATGCCACATTCATATCCGGAAcaatacttaaaattttttttatgtttttttttggtaAATATAGATTAGACCATCTAAGTGATTAATgagatatttaaaatttatatagtGTACTATAGAGATTTTCATCACGATAAACTTAAAAATATTGGCTGTTTATATGAGTATCCGTGAAGATtttcttatttataaaatttttatcaaattgacGCTCTCCAAAATTAAtggatttgaaaaatacttggaaTCTTTGTTTTTTTACGCGAGCAACGAAGGCGAGCAGTTGGAATCACTGAACGACGAAGAGAGAGAGGTGGAGCTGTCGAGGGAAGAGATTCTGACAATTGCAGAATTATCGGAAAACGACAAAAAATTTGTTTGCTTGGAAAAAAGTGTTTTTCATGATATATATATTTCTTCTAATTCTTTGATAAATATGTCATCCTTTAATTAATTAGACATCCCATAAATACACTAAATATTTTACGACTCTACCATATCTATACAGACAATATTGAATATGTTTTCGTTAGTTCAGTGGATTAATTTATTATTTgtcataatatatttatttttgattttgagTCAGGATTAACTTCATCATATGGTCTAACTTTGTCGAGAGCACTTTATCGCAAAACTTACTTCTGAGTGTGAGCTTGAAGAAGAGTGTGGCTCAAGATAGGGGAAACTTTATTATTTTTAACAACACTATCAATCACAATTTGAAAACTTGaacatcttcttcttccatgaGGTCTTTCCCCTCACAATTTCCTTATCATTTTTCTCACCTTTGACTTGAAGGAGATGGGTATACCTCGTTGGCCATTTGTCGAATGTTCCCAACAATCCACTACCATCGAGAAACTCCGGAGCGAGAGAGAATCCCGTGAGGAATCTTATGTTATCGTCGCGAGGGATGGATTCTTCGTCGGGTTCACAAATAGACTGCACCGTATCGGAACTATCGCACTCCCTTCTGTACTCCAAGATAATGCTCGAGAGTTGATGATTTTCCATGAATTGATCGGGAATAGTCTATACAAGTGAATCACCAAAGTTAATTAGTAGCTAAGGTTTTGATACATCAAATGTTTTAGTGTGCCAACTACCTCAAGCATCCACCTCACATACTTCACATTGTTTACGTGGTGGTTCATATCCAAGTCACTCCATTTCGGCTACACGAAGTTCATTAGAAAATTAGCATTGAAGTATATCTTCGATACTACAAGTCGATCTTAGGCTACCGATCACTCACCTTCAAGTCGGAGTTCACATACTTCGCATTGTCATCTAGCTTATCGATCTTCTTGAGTGCCTCTTCTTGGACCGCCCGCGTTTCGATAAACCAAGGAGAGATCTCATCCCTCACCTCTTCGGGCATCTTCGAAAGTCGCCTAGTTTCTTGGTTCATCATCGCCCAAGTGCTACAACCCAACTCGAACCATCAAAAGACCTATGAAAGAAAAATCAACCAAAATCGAAAAAGGAGGGCATCAAACATACCTTGTAGCTCGACAAAAGACTCGTTCGGTGAGACGACTCCGAATCAACCAATCCCTTCTCATCCCATTTTTCCCTGATGCTCCAACCCAAGTGTCGATCTCCACCACCTCTCCCCTGTCAATAAAAATGATGAAAGAATATGGCTCAATATGCAAAAATTCAATATGATCATGATATGGTCAGATATATAAAAAGGACAGTTTACAAAATTCACTTGTCCCAGAAAAGGATCAGACCATTTAAGGGGCTGTTTCAGCTACTCAAACCTCCTTCATATACTGATGAACTTACCAAATTGGGTACTCATCAACAAGGACGTGCATTCTTGTGACCACCCAAATCAGGTCGTTCCTCATCATCCCATGAGTAGCTCCGAATCCATCCCCCAACAAACCAGACATCCAAACATGATTCAGAGCCGTTTCCTGATCCAGACAAATCACTCAAGAACACGCCATGAACATATCATCTTCAgcttcagtttcagtttcagtattcaGTAttcacctgaaggagattgaGGATGGTCTCCAGCGTCGCGGTCTTGTCGGGCCCGATCTCGTAGGACCGGATCACCACGGTCTGCCGGTACCTGACGCCGCCGTCGATGATCACGCCCTGCCGGAAGGGGTCCACCAGCTGCTTCTCTCTCGGAATGTTCTGGCGTGCGATGATGTTTTTGTCGGTGACGGCGCTAAGTGGATACGCCACCTCGGCGGCCGCCGCCTTGAGGCCATGGAGCGAGCCGCTTCCATTCACCGCGACGGAGCTCTTCTTGTTGGAGCCGCCGCTCTCCTTGACGGAGCAGCATTTAGCAGGGCAGTGCAGAGCACGAGAGATGGAAGCCATTccagagggagagaagagagagagaatgaAGCCAAACCAATCAATTGAAGAGACAGAAGACTGCGTCGGAGTGGATTTAAAGATGATAGCTGGACGGAGAGGGCAACATATTCAAAGAGGGAAAGACCTCAGAAGGATCGCCATTGGAGGCGTATTAAAATAAGAAGGTGGCTGGTTTTGTCTCCGAGTATGCAGGAAGAACGATCGTGTTCCTTGTGGGACTCGTAATCTATGCATGAGAATCTAGGAACAATCACTAGGACAACCAAGAGTGGAGTTCATATAAATTAAATGAGCAATTTTGACAGAATCCACGTTGTGGAGACGTAATTCCCCATGAACTGATGATTGATTCCGACGGTAGAGAAACAAGAACTGAGACGGAATCAAGCGAGCCGTTCTGTTTCACTTTATTGATTCTGTCCGATCAGAATCTAAATGATCAAGTTCTGAAAGAAGAACCGTAAAACACCAAACAAACCAATGCTGCCTCTCTCAATTCAATCTCGTTGATATTGTTGTCATATCAGCTTGGCTTTTATGGGTTCACGAATGACTGCGTTGACAGCCCTCGCCGTCTCTTTCAGCGCGGTAAACCCGTCGTTGTTCATGTAGAAGAGGTGCATTATTTTGCATGTCTTCCAGAAGAGATCCTTGCAAGGCCTGGGAATAACGCTCCCATCTTGTTGCACCACCATTCTCAAGAGCTCGGTCCTGGCAGACTCTATTTCCCCATGCATCTGCTGCTTTGCTTCTTCTTCGGACATCAAACCGCCACTGTGGAGAACGCGTAGTGATACGCCATTCAGCTTCCCTTCTATACCTTCTATCTGCGGTGAACAAATTAAggggaaaaaaaaatctcataCAAGTAGTAAACGaaaaaagaatgagaataacgAGAAACATCAATCCAACTTAATGCATTTGTTTCTCTTACTTGAACACTTTGCATGTCATTGAGCAGACGCAAACATATGCGCACCAACCGTAGCAAATTCTCGTGTTCTGTAtttctgaaggcaccttcaggaaGTTCTGGAACAAGAAAACAGAGTGTTGGGATAATAATTGGTTCGAGGGCAGTGGACACAACCCCATTCTTCATGTACTCATCCAGTGAAGGAACTTCCTTAGTTATCCGCCACTCTGCCTCTTGCATCATGGAATTCATCAACCTAAGCCACTAACGATACGATCATCTGTTACAATCTTAATTAAAGTaaagattttgtttttttttttaaagttttcagaTCTTACTGCCTCAACTAAATGGTGGGTGATAGCTCGCTTATGCAATGCCGATGCCTTGGTCACAAGCTCATTGACTGTGTTGAACAGAGCAGAAAAAATGATCTTAACTTGCTCAGAATTGGTCTCCTTTTCCCAACTTGCATCCCACCTATTATCAATAGCAAACGGAGATTTTGCTTGTGAACCTTTTAGAGAACAGTATAACGCAAGATCAAATAACAGGAAACAGCACAGACTTCTCCACCAATGAAATGAGATCGCGAAGCTCCTCTATAGATCCCCCTATGTCAAAGAAGTCATCGACCACAGTGACAAGGACACTGCTTTTGGCATGTGATATGCGAGCATCGCACATTTGAGGAGTGAAAAGTGTTGCAGCAGcagaaaaatagcaaaaaataTGCCTTTGCCGGGCAAATTCCAGTTGATCTAGTTTGTTATCTTTCACCCAACTGTCACATTCAAGAAATATGATCactgaaagaaaaaaaagaggagGATTAAACTATCTAGTCATCTACTTAATTGAATAGTGAAAATACTTGTCGAGCATTTGGAGTTCTTCCTGATATCTACACTGAGAAGTTTTGAAGGAACCCAATGCCAATTCCACTAGATCTCTATCCTGTATGCTATGACGCCTATTTGGAGGTTCAAAAAAAATCAGAAGCATAATGCAGAAAGCTGAAGATATCATTGTTGCCACACATTATATTGGAATCTTACTCGTATGAAGTTTTGAGAACTTGTAAGTTGCCAAGAGTGAAGTTCTCAATGGCATTTTTATGCTCTAAACGTTCCACATTGGACCAAATCGGAAACTTTAGAGCATAATCCACCTGAACAAAACTCCAAATTTGTGAATGTTCAGACATGATTTTTCTTTGCAAGTAACATCCATTTACCTCTTGTAAACCCATCTGGTGTTGGGGATTTCGGTTGGTGGTTAATGCTTCTTTCAGAAACATTCTTGACCAGGAGGCTAATTTATCTAAACCTTGCTCGTAGGGAAATATTTTGATCTGTGATGCCTTGTACAATTCTAATACAGTGTTGACATCTTTCAGATATCCTTGCAATGTATTGTTAAAATAGTGCTCATCACCGAGCGGACTTAAGCAATCTACACCAAATCAAACCAACATCACAGTCACCAATAAGTATCATACATTTGATTCGATATCAACATAGATATAGCAATCACCTGAAGATACATCGTATCCATTCAATCGAAGAAGGCGAAAAGCCATGGCACATGTGGCTACATCTGAATatatttcttcttcctcaagtaacCAGCTTCTGCATATGTTAGAACTTAGAAGGaaactttgttttaaaaaaatcataactaTTTGAAAGAATTAAATATCTAACAGTGCACCTATATGTTTTATCCAATATGCTCTTTATCTCATGTCTGAAGTGTTCGGCTATTCTCAACTTTTCAATACTGTCAATCAGATGAAGATGTGTATGCACATCCACAGGATATAATGTAGGAACTGTGAAGAAACAACGAGTAAATTTAAAGTAATAAATATGTAAAAATTAGTAAATCCACTTCCATTTTCGTAGGATATGAGAATATTCAATCACCTGAACTGTCAAACTTCAATAGAAGAGAATGTAAGTATTCATGTGCCTTAGAATCATAATGATGAATCAGTGCAGCAGAAGTAGTTGCAGGTGAATTAAACAATGATCCATTTTTTCGCTGATATTTCATAGTTTTCTTCCCGTCGTGTGCATTCCCTAATCCTTCGGCAACATATGCTAAGTAGGCTTCTCTTGCGTTGCAACTTCCTTGTTCTCTTACATGTTACAAATAAGTCTGTTTCAGTAATCTctaagaacatttaggaaaaAGGAGTTATAAATGGCaagatttttataaatattaaagttcaacaaaagaCCAGCAATTTTTTTGTATATAAGAAATTACAAACAGAAAAAAAGAACAGTTTGTGTTCTAAACTACAAAGTACAGTTCCAACCTGAGTAGTTCTGCATTTCGTCGGCCGAGCATGTTACCTATCTCATGATGTTCTATAGGAACATCTAAACCAATGTTCATGGCATATTCAAGCATGCCGGGAAATATAATATTAAAGCCAATAGGTGACTGCAAGTGCTCATCCAAAATGGATGAAGAATTACTCCCAATAAAGTTCAGACCTGCAGTAACAACATGACTTGTCATTTAACATATATCAATCAAATGCTATAACACTGTTTATCATCACTTACCCTTCCTGACTTGTTCCTGACCAACTTTCCAGCGTTCTAGAGCAATAATACAAGCTAATGTCGAAGACAGGTAGTCTTTAACAAGAAAGGGTTGGAAGTGATCGAGTCCCCATGATCCATCAGAATGTTGATGTTTTATTATCCAATCAAGGAACTGTGGAAAGCATGGATGGTTAGGAGAAGTTGGAGAAGGAACCATAGCTACCCATGCAGTGTCGTAAGATGAAGCTGAAAGTTGGATCTTCTGGAATTGTACTTTGATTCTTTCAATTGATCCGCCCTGGCactataataaatttaatttgaaaaatacaaCAAAGATTTACCATCATATTCAGACGATAAATACAAACAAAACTACTTCACCATATATGTTTTGCTGCCACTTCTATGCATCTTGTGCCCTAGATCAACAAGTGCTGCACCAATTAGCAGGAATACAAAGATTACATGAGAGAATTTTGTTAGAACATTCATCCTTTTATTGGTGTGAAGGATTTTCATTGGTTTTCTATTTATAGATGCTTGCAGTAGACGTACGTGTCCAAATCAGACCTAACCTAGAACCTGAACCAGGTCAATGGACAGGTTATCTGTTGACCCGATTCAACTGGTCCGACTTGTAATTGACCTGTCTAGAGACGAGCTAGTTAAGGATTGGATCCCTAATTAATTAGTGAACAGACGGTTCAACTAGTGGTTTGACCTgacaattttataatattttaataatactaTTCTACCTTTTtttattaaagttaattttataaattctttgATGTGATTATTAACCTTATTTAACTTTCGTAATTGCTTATTAGtcttattttatcattttattcatttaatattgagtttataaaaattatttgactTATATGATAtttcaataaaaaatttattaagaattataatttatttaattttatatatatatcatccatATAAGATTAAGTAAAAGATATAAGTTATGTGATATATATATTTCATAAgactaaaatataataatattaatgttaaattaaaaaatatgagtataaaaaaacaaaaatacttAAGGATTTAGTATAATATTCTTCACCATCTATTTGCTTTCTACGTTTTTGAAGCTCTAACTTTGAAAAgataaaatagaagattttaatattgaaatattttaaaataaaataataataattttgaatcaaCGAATGAAACTGTAATGACGATTTCGAACGGTAAATCATAATCGTCTTAAAATATTAAGATTAAAGATTGGCATTCCGGGAACTGTTGAACAGATAATTTTGAATcgatgaagaaggaaaaaaaaaaaaaaaaaataaaggagaATATGAAAAACAGTTTGTAAGTAAGCCTTGTATACTGAGCATTGAACTTACTACATTTAGGAGCAACAGCTATGACGGAATGCATGAGCTGCAATGATGGACTCATTGGAGAATCTGTATCTGCACACCTTAagttgaaagaagaagaaatatGCATCAGAGAATGATAATAAATAGTTAGCATTTCCAAAGAATAGTCTCTCCATAGACAATAGTGCATTAATTTACAAGCAATAGTTATGACAGAAATTGTCATTCCACATGGTTTACATGTTTTATGACAGAAATTATCAATCCACACGTTTTACGTGTTTTCTAGGAAGTCAATTGAATAGTTGTAGGATGGTGATGGATTGAGATGGATGTGGGAGCTGAGATTATTAATGTTcgacaaaatttattttttaaaaaaaatattaaaagaatgtctcattctaacttttttttttctttcaaaatattttttttatttaaacggTTCAATACTTGTATAATAGTCTTGGTCAAAAAATAgttgattaaaattttttaacatttggttaggg from Zingiber officinale cultivar Zhangliang chromosome 4A, Zo_v1.1, whole genome shotgun sequence includes the following:
- the LOC121972559 gene encoding ent-kaur-16-ene synthase, chloroplastic-like; amino-acid sequence: MNKSFDEAEEIIKNMAQNHHQWATERSGGAFSENPLKASGKFDVDAVTLMSTKLDALTKKLEAMGNNTANAIICVCETYGRIVEDVPVEVDGCIIPTYFIILDMEEDPKVPIILGRSFLATVGALIDVKIHKLSLDIGKERIEFDLSDSSICDPSSQDVQSLHELVVSVSWAWRRQRNQNGERCADTDSPMSPSLQLMHSVIAVAPKCTLVDLGHKMHRSGSKTYMCQGGSIERIKVQFQKIQLSASSYDTAWVAMVPSPTSPNHPCFPQFLDWIIKHQHSDGSWGLDHFQPFLVKDYLSSTLACIIALERWKVGQEQVRKGLNFIGSNSSSILDEHLQSPIGFNIIFPGMLEYAMNIGLDVPIEHHEIGNMLGRRNAELLREQGSCNAREAYLAYVAEGLGNAHDGKKTMKYQRKNGSLFNSPATTSAALIHHYDSKAHEYLHSLLLKFDSSVPTLYPVDVHTHLHLIDSIEKLRIAEHFRHEIKSILDKTYRSWLLEEEEIYSDVATCAMAFRLLRLNGYDVSSDCLSPLGDEHYFNNTLQGYLKDVNTVLELYKASQIKIFPYEQGLDKLASWSRMFLKEALTTNRNPQHQMGLQEVDYALKFPIWSNVERLEHKNAIENFTLGNLQVLKTSYERHSIQDRDLVELALGSFKTSQCRYQEELQMLDNWVKDNKLDQLEFARQRHIFCYFSAAATLFTPQMCDARISHAKSSVLVTVVDDFFDIGGSIEELRDLISLVEKWDASWEKETNSEQVKIIFSALFNTVNELVTKASALHKRAITHHLVEAWLRLMNSMMQEAEWRITKEVPSLDEYMKNGVVSTALEPIIIPTLCFLVPELPEGAFRNTEHENLLRLVRICLRLLNDMQSVQIEGIEGKLNGVSLRVLHSGGLMSEEEAKQQMHGEIESARTELLRMVVQQDGSVIPRPCKDLFWKTCKIMHLFYMNNDGFTALKETARAVNAVIREPIKAKLI
- the LOC121972558 gene encoding palmitoyl-acyl carrier protein thioesterase, chloroplastic-like — encoded protein: MASISRALHCPAKCCSVKESGGSNKKSSVAVNGSGSLHGLKAAAAEVAYPLSAVTDKNIIARQNIPREKQLVDPFRQGVIIDGGVRYRQTVVIRSYEIGPDKTATLETILNLLQETALNHVWMSGLLGDGFGATHGMMRNDLIWVVTRMHVLVDEYPIWGEVVEIDTWVGASGKNGMRRDWLIRSRLTERVFCRATSTWAMMNQETRRLSKMPEEVRDEISPWFIETRAVQEEALKKIDKLDDNAKYVNSDLKPKWSDLDMNHHVNNVKYVRWMLETIPDQFMENHQLSSIILEYRRECDSSDTVQSICEPDEESIPRDDNIRFLTGFSLAPEFLDGSGLLGTFDKWPTRYTHLLQVKGEKNDKEIVRGKTSWKKKMFKFSNCD